Below is a window of Chaetodon trifascialis isolate fChaTrf1 chromosome 17, fChaTrf1.hap1, whole genome shotgun sequence DNA.
GATTTTGACACCAGTCATTCTCAGTAACGCAGTATTGTGACGTCATATGTTCTGTGCTCAGCACTCATGAGCACGAGCACCACCCCCACTCCCTCCTcgcacacacagtacaggaaTGCACACATAGAGTTAAATATTCAACAGCATCGTTAAAGTTCAACAGCTGCACGTTCAGAGTCGCGTTAAGCCACCAGGGGCCAAAGATTAGGTGTTGGGCCCGTATCCTACCTGTGTCCCACCCTCTGTGCATAATCCAAGTATTAGTAGTCTGAAATGAATTTTATTAATTCGACATTAATTGAGTAAAATGCGCTATTAAATGCGCTATttaagctctctctctctctctctctctctctctctctatatatatatatatgtgtgtgtgtgtgttttgttagcTAGGAGGCTAAACTTGCTCAACTGAGTCAAACTAGTTAAActggttttattgtctttattatttctatactgtatatatatataaataatgacAATGAAACTAGAGTTTAACTAGTGTTGCTGTCTTTATTATTcatatgtatatacataaataataatgacaataaaactAGAGTTTAACTCAGTTTAGCTAGGATGCAGCTAACCACCTAGCTAGCTGCTTCCTAGCTAGCTTCTCTTGAGTCTTCTCTCTTCTGCTTCACAGTTGTCTccatattacattacattcatttaacTTACAAACAGCGAAATGTCGTTTTAACTCTTCATTTTCTGACACAATATGAGTGTTAGAGGTGCTGCCAGGTGGATTTtcttacctttggacagaacctGGCTAGCAGTTTCCActgtttacagtctttatgctaagctaagctaaccagatgctggctgcagcttcatatttaccacagACATGGGAGTGCTATCAATCTTACTGTCTAACtacttaaaatgttgaaaaaaaaatgctttaaggCTTGAATTTGATCAGTTCACAGCATGTTTTAGTGCATACAGTACAAACAACCATATCTGTAATTAATGAAATGACACTACATGGTGAAACTGGAGCCTTTGGGCCCCCTGAAGGTCTGAGGGGCCGCCCTGATAGTAATCTAGTCTTGTAGAAAATTGCATTATTGTGCCATTAAAAGCCATTTTGTTTCTGAAACACCCCACCCCGCCCACTCAGGTCATGAGATTAAAACACACTTGTGTTTGTCTTACTGTTCTCTCACCCCTGTGTTTCATCTCTCCAGGTAATGGAGGACAACAAGCCATGGGCTCTCTTCTCAGAGGTGGGCGAACAGGGATACACTGAAGAAGTCATTGACATCCTTAAACAACACTTCCAAATCATCAGCCACAAAAACTTCCTTAAAGACCCCCAGCTCTACGGTCCTAAAATCCAGGCCATGTTTGTGTGGTACACCTGTCCTGCGGCTGAGCCTTCGTTGCTCACCTTACTTCCCTCCCTGAAGGTGGTCGCCAACGGGGGCGTGGGCATCGACCACCTGGATGTGCCATACATCACCAGCCTCGGGGTGAAGGTGACCAACACGCCCGGTGTGGTGAGCGACGCCACTGCGGACATGGCGCTGGGTCTGCTTCTGGCGTCTGCACGGAAGATTGTTGAGGGTGAATTTTATTTAGGTTTCTGAAAATCTCTTTTTACTATCTGCAAGACACCAAGTATCAAAAGCCATAAAAAAATGCTACAGCGTTTCTGAGGGTTTGTTAGTATCAGCAAAGAAacttcagagcagcagcagcagcagcagtgcaggcttcgataaacacatttttgattgAAGGGCTTTTGGTCCTGTTTTCTCACAGGTCACCAAATCGCTGTGGACCCCAAGACCACCCATTTACCACGGAATCTAATGGGAGTTGAAGTCTCAGGGTCGACGATGGGGATTATTGGAATGGGACAAATTGGCAGCAAAATCGCTCAAAGAGGCAAAGGGTTTGACATGAAGATCCTGTATCACAACAGGAACAGGAGGTAAAAGACAGACATAGTTCTAAAGAGTAAAGGTACAAAATATTGATGCTGGACAATTTTGGGATAATTTAATATCACTTCATAATCCAGTAATGGGCCCAAAAGCCTCACCAACTTGTAAATACGTCAGTACTGTAACAATCCCAAAAGTCTGGAGCGTTTTAAAGTAGGGAATGAAAGAGACGCTGCTAATGGTCAGTTCatctttcctctgtgctgttcaGGAGTGTTGAAGAGGAGCAGGCAGTGGGGGCAACGTACTGTGAGAACATGGATGACCTGCTGAAAGAGTCTGACTTTGTCGTGCTGGCGGTCAACCTGACCCCTGAAACC
It encodes the following:
- the LOC139346058 gene encoding probable 2-ketogluconate reductase, producing the protein MEDNKPWALFSEVGEQGYTEEVIDILKQHFQIISHKNFLKDPQLYGPKIQAMFVWYTCPAAEPSLLTLLPSLKVVANGGVGIDHLDVPYITSLGVKVTNTPGVVSDATADMALGLLLASARKIVEGHQIAVDPKTTHLPRNLMGVEVSGSTMGIIGMGQIGSKIAQRGKGFDMKILYHNRNRRSVEEEQAVGATYCENMDDLLKESDFVVLAVNLTPETTGLISHRQLALMKPTATLVNISRGLVVDQDALVKALQSGSIGAAALDVTDPEPLPRDHPLLSLPNVLITPHVGTNTYTTTRRMIQRMLENALAAVKGQPIPNEVKPK